The genomic DNA GAGCGGATGTCAGAAGCGATCCCGGTAAGTTCATCGAGCACGACGGCCACCGCGGGCCGCGTGCTCGCGCCTGCGCGGGTCACCGCCTCCACCCGCCGGGCCACCGAGATGTCGGTGATCGGCAGCCGCACCAACCCGCGGGTCAGTCTCACGTAGCGGGGCATCAGGGCGATACCGGTGCCCACCTGCACCAGCTCCTCGACCACACGGAAATCGTTGATCCGCTGCGTGATTCGGGGCTGGACGCCGGACAGGATTGCAATCGAGTTGAGTACGTCATCGACCATCAACCCACCTTCGACACCGATCCAGTGCTCGTCGGAGAGCTCGGCCAGCCGAACTTGATCGCGGTCCGCGAGATGATGCCCAGGCGGTAGGACGACATCCAATGGCTCCCGCAACAGTTCGGTGGCCTCGAAGCGCGGGCCCCACGAGGCGGTGTCGCGCTCGTCGCGGTGCACCACCACTACATCGAAGTCGGCGAGTTGTGCCGGGCCCCGGGCGGCAGGAACGTCGATGTCGCGCCCGAGCACCTGGACCCCATGTTCGGCTGCCCGGAGGATCAACGGGGCCAACAACATTGCCGCCCCGGAGGGAAAGAACGAAACGCTGACGGTGCCGCGGGGCCTGCTGCGGTAGGCGTCCATCTCGGCCCGGGCGCGGTCCAGTGCCGCCAACACGGCGTCGGCGTGCCCTACGAGCACCTGCCCGGCGTCGGTCAGGCGCACCCGTCTGCCGTCGGGTTCGATCAATGTCACGCCGGCCTCGCGCTGGAGGATCTTCAGCTGCTGGGAGACGGCCGAGGGCGTCATGGACAGCACCTGGGCCACTGCGGCGACCGTGCCGTGGTCGGCGAGCTCGCGCAACATCCGTAGGCGACCGGCATCCATGAAGTGATGCTACATATAATGTGTAAAAAGAGTAGCTTGACTCAACTATTGATGGATTGCACGCTGATCCGCATGGCCCAGCGTTCCACCGACTTCTGCCTACTTGCCGTCGCTGTGGTGTGGGGATCGAGCTATCTGGCCACCAAGGAGATCGCCGCGCCCGACACGGTTTTCGCGCTGCTGGTGGTGCGTTTCAGTCTCGCCGCAGCGGTGCTGGCTGCCGTCCTGTGCCGGCGGCTGACGGGATTGACCGGCCCCGAGGCGGCTTCCGGTGGAGTCGGTGGAATCCTTCTGTCCGCGGTCTGTGTTGCTGAAACCTACGGCGTGACAATGACATCGGCGTCCAATGCGGGACTGATCATGGCACTGACCATCGTGGCCACACCGATGATCCAGCGCCATCGGGTCGCGCATCGCTTCTACCTGGCGGCAGCGCTTGCGGTGATCGGCTGCGCGATGCTGACCCAATCCGGCGGTCTGGCCGATCCGCAGGCGGGTGACGTGGTGATGGTGATCGCCGCCCTGTTGCGCGCGGTACATGTCACCGTCATGGCGCGAATGTCGGCAGCGAATGAGATCGACTCGGCCCGAACCACTCTGGTGCAGCTGATCACAGTCTCCGCAGTGGCGCTCGT from Mycobacterium sp. DL440 includes the following:
- a CDS encoding LysR family transcriptional regulator, which codes for MDAGRLRMLRELADHGTVAAVAQVLSMTPSAVSQQLKILQREAGVTLIEPDGRRVRLTDAGQVLVGHADAVLAALDRARAEMDAYRSRPRGTVSVSFFPSGAAMLLAPLILRAAEHGVQVLGRDIDVPAARGPAQLADFDVVVVHRDERDTASWGPRFEATELLREPLDVVLPPGHHLADRDQVRLAELSDEHWIGVEGGLMVDDVLNSIAILSGVQPRITQRINDFRVVEELVQVGTGIALMPRYVRLTRGLVRLPITDISVARRVEAVTRAGASTRPAVAVVLDELTGIASDIRSSTVEREHGRSALPTPP
- a CDS encoding DMT family transporter, with product MAQRSTDFCLLAVAVVWGSSYLATKEIAAPDTVFALLVVRFSLAAAVLAAVLCRRLTGLTGPEAASGGVGGILLSAVCVAETYGVTMTSASNAGLIMALTIVATPMIQRHRVAHRFYLAAALAVIGCAMLTQSGGLADPQAGDVVMVIAALLRAVHVTVMARMSAANEIDSARTTLVQLITVSAVALVLCAVSGQSVPATIAAYGVAAWSLTGYLVLVCTVFAFLVQLRALSTTSPARVSLLVGTEPLWAAIIGVTVAGDPITGAGIAGAVLVIIGTTWGRTVLATPDSASLQLRVGVPAGRPAQVAAVISGSRGVRCGSRGVAHRETRRPRAVP